A part of Deinococcus sp. KNUC1210 genomic DNA contains:
- a CDS encoding condensation domain-containing protein: MTTTTPSTAALSPDEKRALLLRLLRERGKLAEQTPASSAPIPEALPRLTPDPAQRFEPFALTDIQHAYWIGRSDTLELGGVGAHIYSEFDLPITDTARMSRAWGQVVQRHDLLRMVVRPDGRQQVLEHVPAYEIAEGDLRGLSAEQQEGALQHSREAMQARVYDPAVWPMFAAQVFRLQDGLSRVCISFDMLILDLRSFQIVLEEWFRFYADPDLTLPPLPITFRDYLSAQAGLRGSDTEQQAQAYWFARTEELPPRPRCRCAVHRRSRTPRPSRAAEPSCPPSTGSG; the protein is encoded by the coding sequence GTGACGACCACGACTCCATCGACCGCTGCTCTCAGCCCCGACGAAAAGCGGGCGCTGCTGCTGCGGCTGCTGCGCGAGCGCGGCAAACTGGCCGAACAGACGCCAGCGTCGTCCGCTCCTATTCCTGAAGCGCTGCCACGGCTGACGCCCGATCCGGCGCAGCGCTTCGAGCCGTTTGCGCTCACCGACATCCAGCACGCCTACTGGATCGGACGCAGCGACACGCTGGAACTCGGCGGCGTCGGGGCGCACATCTACAGCGAATTCGACCTGCCGATCACCGACACGGCCCGCATGAGCCGGGCATGGGGGCAGGTGGTGCAGCGCCACGACCTGCTGCGAATGGTGGTGCGCCCGGATGGTCGTCAGCAGGTGCTCGAACACGTGCCAGCGTATGAAATCGCGGAGGGCGATCTGCGCGGCCTGTCGGCGGAGCAGCAGGAAGGGGCACTTCAGCACAGCCGCGAGGCGATGCAGGCCCGCGTGTACGACCCGGCGGTGTGGCCGATGTTCGCGGCGCAGGTGTTCCGCCTTCAGGACGGGCTGAGCCGGGTATGCATCAGTTTCGACATGCTGATTCTCGATCTCCGCAGCTTTCAGATCGTGCTGGAGGAGTGGTTCCGCTTCTACGCCGATCCCGACCTGACTCTGCCGCCGCTGCCCATCACCTTCCGCGACTACCTGAGTGCTCAGGCGGGGCTGCGCGGTTCCGACACCGAGCAGCAGGCTCAGGCGTACTGGTTCGCCCGCACCGAAGAGCTGCCCCCGCGCCCCCGCTGCCGCTGCGCCGTCCATCGCCGGAGCAGGACACCCAGACCTTCACGCGCCGCCGAGCCGAGCTGTCCCCCGAGCACTGGAAGCGGCTGA
- a CDS encoding type I polyketide synthase, giving the protein MKSIHEPASVSEPSAHDFSAREPIAIIGIGCRFPGESSDPQSYWQFLKSGADAVTEVPANRWLVDAYFHPDHHAPGRMYARWGGFIRDIDQFDAPFFGISPREAARMDPQQRLLLEVADEAFQDAGLPPSTLAGSDTGVFVGLSTCDYAGIQTAASARQSIDPFTNLGVGSCIAANRISYHYDFHGPSFIVDTACSSSLVAVSMACKAIWNGECGVALSGAANLMLRPENTMGFAKSQMLSPAGRCRSFDADASGYVRSEGVGVVVLKPLSRAQADGDRIYAVIRAADLNQDGRTGGIALPNGEAQAALLASIYAGAGLDPAKVRYVEAHGTGTAAGDPIEVNALGSVLRSTYHAGQGSECLIGSVKSNMGHLEAASGMAGLIKAALSIQHGEIPGNLHFDAPNPAIPFERYGLRVAVGQQPWPTEPDGSRSFLTGINSFGFGGTNAHVVLDAAPEHRQAEPAAVQSGPQLFVFSAHSQQALRAVAAAQLHDLDDHPEMNLSALAYSLGRHRDHYPFRLSLAAGTVTELNDALEAFLADEHRPGMAQGRILAHEGNAATGLPLAFVFSGMGPQWFGMGRELYAQEPVFRAALDEIDALLTPYTGWSLLAELNAPEDASRIDETFIAQPALFAVQVALARLWASWGIVPDVIVGHSLGEAAAAHVAGALSLPDAVHLIYQRSHLQHLTAGQGRMLAADVPLSRAEELVAGEAGRISIAAVNSSSDITLAGDTASLERVAAQLDAQDTFNSFLKVEVPFHSPVMDQIRAAFYEGMQGLIPRAPTIPMVSTVTGLLVEGAELDVNYWWRNIRQSVQFAPAMRQILSGGPHVFLEVSAHPVLSQSMARCIAGAPAAQARTQSVALPSLRRRERERTIMLGSLGRLYTLGQPLDWTRIHAAAERLPLPRYPWQHERYWNETPQAQRERLGLKVHPLLGERLGLPAPVWENVLDAFSLPGLKDHVVQGAVVFPGAAYVELALAAARETGEDGETGCVLHDLNFVEALVLPPPNSRILQTTLDTRHGLRVYSAAPTDLAAQEDGAWTLHAQGTLRRLGGQRPAAQHLHTLKADCSLPVNLAEFYARFSALGLQYGPAFQGIERLWTGQGTALGALKPHHQDGTLLPPSVLDACFQLLLGAVSTLPQVQEDRLYLPVQIRDLSFYGVPHGELYAHARLTHWEGGRVSGDIVLLSAEGEVFAEVSGLHCQAIDAAGAGLDSLLYQDRWEARSLSVAAAPLWTTLPAPQELLAIRDDLLTRTGTPADRADFERLSARLAGLYAQAALLELESVQAADLLETVRELAVAGEPAANPRAEAGALWRSLWARFPGHQAELHLLAQAGSSLTGRLRGERAAVSPALHGHLRHASPDVRGVHALLRGLVGRLADGGTELRVLEVGALAGGLSQHLWGLLVRPELSWTLADPDAEQLEEAVARLGLPAQQLPAVRALTLAQDPAAQGWDGQTFDLILGVDAVSSPDELTRLSALLSPGGVLALEYTTRVPAWTRLLPELEQAVVPLEAWASAAGLQDLNTLPAVPEAELNTHALLWGRTSAAAPAAPVSELPATAPGHWLLVADDAGFAASVQAELTLRQQRVTLAPDPAQAEALLAELSAETPLTGVVFACTLALPQNAGPAELLDAEESGAHRLLALVQALARQDSGSPDAAPALWIITRGAQAVVGPDLTSPLAAELWGLARVVGVEYPAFSPRCLDLDPHAPTADLLAALSAELLAASPETEVALRRNTRFVHRLTRATLAELAPASPDGQGNAYRLTVPRPGVLGSLGFLEVPRRAPGAGEVEIRVQAAALNFKDIMLAMGMLPGEALEGGYTGRAYGMEAAGEVVRVGEGVSNVQPGDSVVICAKDALSTYLTVPATFAVPAPANIGHEALSAIPIAFMTAYYALHTLAQMGPEDSVLIHAAAGGVGLAAIALAQRAGATIFATAGTPEKRELLHSLGVAHVLDSRTLNFAEDLLALTEGRGVDIVLNSLSGDAIGRSLAVLRPYGRFVEIGKRDIYANSPLDLGPFRNNLSYFAVDLDRMWVDRPAQMRRLLSEVMGLFESGELAPLTYRVFPFREALSAFRFMAQARHTGKVVLSMEGLAGPDVPELPNVLREPPPLTLRPDGFYVISGGLGGFGLALAQWLVQHGARRLALLGRSEGSAGAQAQVEALRAAGAEVRVERADISETATLEAVLNGLRAAAPLLGVFHAAMVIDDVLLEGLTPERLARVTRPKVLGGWNLHTLTLNDPLDFFVCFSSVSALLGNPGQANYAAANTFLDALAGHRRGLGLPALSVNWGAVQGVGYLAQETGVAARLEAAGVPPVPVTRLLAALEALLSAPVAGVGVADVRWPALASARGVALPPRLAGLLGAESADAGAGQGSAADFVETLRLLGEEERQALLLHRLAEQLARILGTSPGKLDPDQAIMKMGVDSLMAVELGGQIQAETGVKIPPMKFVGGVTLRGLTDFVLEGLELTAGAPESSQPEALHRVPADLAPPVESLREDQLAALREDQLDALLAELLSKEATPPASGGA; this is encoded by the coding sequence GTGAAGTCCATCCACGAACCTGCCAGTGTCAGTGAACCCAGCGCCCACGACTTCAGCGCCCGTGAACCCATCGCCATTATCGGCATCGGCTGCCGCTTTCCCGGCGAGTCGAGTGACCCGCAGAGCTACTGGCAGTTCCTGAAAAGCGGTGCCGATGCCGTGACCGAGGTACCTGCCAACCGCTGGCTGGTCGATGCATACTTTCATCCCGACCACCACGCGCCGGGCCGGATGTATGCCCGCTGGGGCGGCTTCATCCGCGATATCGACCAGTTCGACGCCCCGTTTTTCGGCATCTCGCCGCGTGAGGCGGCCCGCATGGACCCCCAGCAACGCCTGCTGCTGGAGGTCGCCGACGAGGCGTTTCAGGATGCCGGACTGCCGCCCAGCACCCTCGCGGGCAGCGATACCGGGGTGTTCGTGGGGCTGTCCACCTGCGATTACGCGGGCATTCAGACGGCGGCCAGTGCCCGCCAGTCCATCGATCCCTTCACCAATCTGGGGGTTGGAAGCTGCATCGCCGCCAACCGCATCTCGTACCACTACGATTTTCACGGCCCCAGCTTCATCGTCGATACCGCGTGCAGCTCGTCGCTGGTGGCGGTCAGCATGGCGTGCAAGGCCATCTGGAACGGCGAGTGCGGCGTGGCCCTGAGCGGGGCGGCCAACCTGATGCTGCGGCCTGAAAACACCATGGGATTCGCCAAATCGCAGATGCTGTCGCCTGCGGGCCGCTGCCGGAGTTTTGATGCCGATGCCAGCGGGTATGTGCGCTCCGAAGGCGTCGGCGTGGTGGTGCTGAAGCCGCTGAGCCGCGCCCAGGCCGACGGCGACCGCATCTATGCCGTGATCCGCGCCGCCGATCTGAATCAGGACGGGCGAACCGGCGGCATCGCGCTGCCCAACGGCGAGGCGCAGGCGGCGCTGCTGGCGAGCATCTATGCGGGCGCGGGTCTCGATCCGGCGAAGGTGCGCTATGTCGAGGCCCACGGGACCGGCACGGCGGCGGGCGATCCCATCGAGGTCAATGCGCTGGGCAGCGTGCTGCGCTCCACCTACCACGCGGGCCAGGGCAGCGAGTGTCTGATCGGCTCGGTCAAGAGCAACATGGGCCACCTCGAAGCGGCGTCGGGAATGGCGGGCCTCATCAAGGCGGCGCTCAGCATCCAGCACGGCGAGATTCCCGGCAATCTGCACTTCGACGCTCCTAACCCGGCGATTCCCTTCGAGCGTTATGGGCTGCGGGTGGCAGTCGGGCAGCAGCCCTGGCCCACCGAGCCCGACGGCTCGCGTTCCTTTCTGACCGGCATCAATTCCTTCGGATTCGGCGGCACGAACGCCCATGTGGTGCTCGACGCCGCGCCCGAGCACAGGCAGGCCGAACCTGCTGCCGTGCAGTCCGGGCCACAGCTCTTCGTGTTCTCGGCGCACAGCCAGCAGGCGCTCAGAGCGGTGGCAGCGGCCCAGCTTCACGATCTGGACGATCACCCGGAGATGAATCTGTCCGCGCTGGCCTACAGCCTGGGCAGACACCGCGACCATTACCCGTTTCGGCTGAGTCTGGCAGCGGGCACCGTGACCGAGCTGAACGACGCCCTCGAAGCGTTTCTGGCAGACGAACACCGTCCCGGCATGGCGCAGGGCCGCATCCTCGCGCACGAAGGCAACGCAGCCACGGGGTTGCCGCTGGCCTTCGTCTTTTCCGGCATGGGACCGCAGTGGTTCGGCATGGGCCGCGAACTGTACGCCCAGGAACCGGTCTTCCGGGCTGCTCTCGACGAGATCGACGCGCTCCTGACGCCGTATACCGGCTGGTCGCTGCTGGCAGAGCTGAATGCCCCGGAAGACGCCTCACGCATTGACGAGACGTTCATCGCCCAGCCTGCGCTGTTCGCGGTGCAGGTTGCCCTGGCGCGGCTGTGGGCCAGTTGGGGCATTGTGCCCGACGTGATCGTGGGGCACAGTCTGGGAGAGGCGGCGGCGGCGCACGTGGCGGGCGCTCTGAGCCTGCCGGACGCTGTCCACCTGATCTATCAGCGCAGCCACCTGCAACACCTGACGGCGGGCCAGGGCCGCATGCTGGCTGCCGATGTGCCGCTTTCCCGCGCCGAGGAACTGGTGGCGGGCGAGGCGGGGCGCATCTCCATCGCCGCTGTCAACAGCAGCAGCGACATCACGCTGGCGGGCGATACCGCGAGTCTGGAGCGCGTCGCGGCTCAGCTCGACGCCCAGGACACCTTCAACAGCTTTCTGAAAGTCGAGGTGCCGTTTCACAGCCCGGTCATGGATCAGATTCGCGCCGCCTTCTACGAGGGCATGCAGGGCCTGATTCCGCGTGCGCCGACCATTCCGATGGTGTCCACCGTGACCGGCCTTCTGGTCGAGGGAGCCGAGCTGGATGTGAATTACTGGTGGCGCAATATCCGCCAGTCGGTGCAGTTCGCGCCCGCCATGCGCCAGATTCTCAGCGGTGGGCCGCACGTATTTCTGGAAGTCAGCGCTCATCCGGTGCTGTCTCAGAGTATGGCCCGCTGTATTGCCGGTGCCCCGGCGGCTCAGGCCAGAACGCAGAGCGTGGCGCTGCCGTCGTTGCGCCGCCGCGAGCGCGAACGCACGATCATGCTGGGGTCGCTGGGCCGCCTGTATACCCTGGGGCAGCCGCTCGACTGGACCAGAATTCACGCCGCCGCCGAGCGCCTGCCGCTGCCGCGCTATCCCTGGCAGCACGAGCGCTACTGGAACGAGACGCCGCAGGCGCAGCGCGAGCGGCTGGGTCTGAAGGTTCACCCGCTGCTCGGTGAGCGGCTGGGCCTGCCCGCTCCGGTATGGGAAAACGTGCTGGACGCTTTTTCTCTGCCGGGCCTGAAGGACCATGTGGTGCAGGGCGCGGTGGTCTTTCCGGGCGCGGCCTACGTGGAACTGGCGCTGGCAGCGGCCCGCGAGACTGGCGAGGACGGCGAGACCGGATGCGTGCTGCACGATCTGAACTTCGTGGAAGCGCTGGTGCTGCCGCCCCCGAACAGCCGAATTCTTCAGACGACGCTGGATACGCGGCACGGTCTGCGCGTCTACAGCGCCGCGCCCACCGACCTGGCCGCTCAGGAGGACGGGGCGTGGACGCTGCACGCACAGGGCACGCTGCGGCGGCTGGGAGGCCAGCGCCCGGCAGCGCAGCACCTGCACACGCTGAAGGCCGACTGTTCGCTACCCGTCAACCTCGCGGAGTTCTACGCCCGCTTTTCTGCGCTGGGCCTGCAATACGGCCCCGCTTTTCAGGGCATCGAGCGCCTGTGGACCGGGCAGGGAACCGCCCTGGGAGCGCTGAAACCGCACCATCAGGACGGGACGCTGCTGCCGCCCTCTGTGCTGGATGCCTGTTTTCAGCTGCTGCTGGGCGCGGTGTCTACACTGCCGCAGGTGCAGGAGGACCGCCTGTATCTGCCGGTGCAGATCCGTGACCTGAGCTTTTATGGCGTGCCACACGGCGAACTGTACGCCCATGCCCGGCTGACGCACTGGGAGGGCGGGCGCGTGAGCGGCGATATCGTGCTGCTGAGCGCCGAGGGCGAGGTGTTCGCGGAGGTGAGTGGCCTGCACTGTCAGGCCATCGACGCAGCGGGCGCGGGGCTGGACAGCCTGCTGTATCAGGACCGCTGGGAGGCCCGGTCGCTGTCTGTAGCGGCAGCGCCCCTGTGGACGACGTTGCCCGCTCCGCAGGAGCTGCTGGCGATCCGGGACGACCTGCTGACGCGCACCGGCACCCCCGCAGACCGCGCCGACTTCGAGCGTCTGAGTGCGCGGCTGGCGGGGCTGTACGCTCAGGCGGCGCTGCTGGAGCTGGAGAGCGTTCAGGCCGCCGACCTGCTGGAAACGGTGCGTGAACTCGCGGTGGCTGGCGAACCCGCTGCGAATCCGCGTGCCGAAGCCGGGGCGCTGTGGCGCTCGCTGTGGGCGCGGTTTCCCGGACATCAGGCCGAGCTGCATCTGCTGGCGCAGGCGGGGTCCAGCCTGACCGGGCGGCTGCGCGGCGAACGGGCAGCTGTTTCGCCCGCGCTGCACGGCCATCTGCGGCACGCGTCGCCGGATGTTCGCGGCGTCCATGCCCTGCTGCGCGGTCTGGTAGGGCGGCTGGCAGACGGCGGAACAGAGCTGCGGGTGCTGGAAGTCGGGGCGCTGGCGGGCGGTCTGAGTCAGCATCTCTGGGGCCTGCTCGTCCGGCCTGAACTGAGCTGGACGCTGGCCGACCCTGACGCCGAGCAGCTGGAAGAGGCGGTGGCGCGGCTGGGCCTGCCCGCCCAGCAGCTGCCTGCCGTTCGTGCGCTGACGCTGGCGCAGGACCCGGCGGCGCAGGGCTGGGATGGACAGACCTTCGACCTGATTCTGGGCGTGGACGCCGTGAGCAGCCCGGATGAACTGACCCGGCTGAGTGCGCTGTTGTCGCCCGGCGGGGTGCTGGCGCTGGAATACACCACCCGCGTTCCCGCCTGGACGCGCCTGCTGCCCGAACTGGAACAGGCGGTGGTGCCGCTGGAAGCGTGGGCGAGTGCCGCTGGCCTGCAAGACCTGAACACCCTGCCCGCCGTCCCCGAAGCAGAACTGAACACCCACGCCCTGCTCTGGGGTCGCACGTCGGCTGCCGCGCCTGCTGCGCCCGTCTCAGAACTCCCGGCAACAGCACCGGGCCACTGGCTGCTCGTTGCCGACGACGCCGGGTTTGCCGCCAGCGTGCAGGCCGAGCTGACACTCCGGCAGCAGCGGGTGACGCTGGCCCCCGATCCTGCCCAGGCAGAGGCGCTGCTGGCCGAGCTGAGCGCCGAGACCCCGCTGACGGGTGTGGTGTTTGCCTGTACGCTGGCCCTGCCGCAGAATGCTGGCCCGGCTGAACTGCTGGACGCCGAGGAAAGCGGCGCACACAGACTGCTGGCGCTGGTGCAGGCGCTGGCCCGCCAGGACAGCGGCTCGCCGGATGCAGCCCCGGCGCTATGGATCATCACGCGGGGCGCTCAGGCGGTGGTGGGGCCCGATCTGACCAGCCCGCTGGCCGCCGAGCTGTGGGGGCTGGCACGGGTCGTCGGGGTGGAGTATCCGGCGTTCTCGCCGCGTTGTCTCGACCTCGATCCACACGCCCCGACGGCTGACTTGCTGGCCGCGCTGAGCGCCGAGCTGCTGGCCGCCAGCCCCGAAACCGAAGTGGCGCTGCGCCGGAACACCAGATTCGTTCACCGTCTGACGCGTGCCACGCTGGCCGAGCTGGCGCCCGCTTCTCCGGACGGGCAGGGCAACGCCTACCGGCTGACGGTGCCGCGTCCCGGCGTGCTGGGCAGTCTGGGCTTTCTGGAAGTGCCGCGCCGAGCGCCGGGTGCCGGAGAAGTCGAGATCCGGGTGCAGGCCGCTGCGCTCAACTTCAAGGACATCATGCTGGCGATGGGCATGCTGCCGGGCGAGGCGCTGGAAGGCGGCTACACCGGCCGCGCCTACGGCATGGAAGCGGCGGGCGAGGTGGTGCGCGTGGGCGAGGGCGTGAGCAACGTGCAGCCGGGCGACAGCGTGGTGATCTGTGCAAAAGACGCGCTCAGCACGTATCTGACGGTTCCGGCCACCTTCGCCGTGCCCGCTCCGGCAAACATCGGGCACGAGGCGCTGTCGGCCATTCCCATCGCCTTCATGACCGCGTATTACGCGCTGCACACCCTGGCGCAGATGGGGCCGGAAGACAGCGTGCTGATTCATGCGGCGGCGGGCGGCGTCGGGCTGGCAGCGATTGCACTGGCGCAGCGGGCCGGGGCCACCATCTTCGCCACCGCCGGAACGCCCGAAAAGCGCGAGTTGCTGCACTCGCTGGGCGTCGCGCACGTGCTCGATTCGCGCACCCTGAACTTTGCCGAAGACCTGCTGGCCCTCACGGAAGGCAGGGGCGTGGACATCGTGCTGAACTCGCTGTCGGGCGACGCCATCGGGCGCAGTCTGGCGGTGCTCAGACCCTACGGCAGATTCGTCGAGATCGGCAAACGCGACATCTACGCCAACAGCCCGCTCGATCTGGGGCCATTTCGCAACAACCTCTCGTATTTCGCCGTCGATCTGGACCGGATGTGGGTGGACCGGCCCGCGCAGATGCGGCGGCTGCTCTCCGAGGTCATGGGTCTGTTCGAAAGCGGCGAACTCGCGCCCCTGACGTACCGGGTTTTTCCCTTCCGCGAGGCGCTGAGTGCCTTCCGCTTTATGGCCCAGGCGCGGCATACCGGCAAGGTGGTGCTGAGCATGGAAGGACTGGCAGGCCCGGACGTGCCGGAGCTGCCGAACGTGCTGCGCGAACCGCCACCGCTGACACTGCGCCCGGACGGGTTTTACGTCATTTCCGGCGGGCTGGGCGGCTTCGGGCTGGCGCTGGCGCAGTGGCTGGTGCAGCACGGAGCGCGGCGGCTGGCGCTGCTGGGGCGCAGTGAGGGCAGCGCCGGGGCGCAGGCACAGGTCGAAGCTCTGCGGGCAGCAGGGGCCGAAGTGCGGGTGGAACGCGCCGACATCAGCGAGACGGCAACGCTGGAAGCCGTACTGAACGGTCTGCGTGCCGCTGCGCCGCTGCTGGGCGTTTTTCACGCCGCGATGGTCATCGATGATGTGCTGCTGGAGGGTCTCACGCCCGAACGCCTCGCCCGCGTGACCCGGCCAAAGGTGCTGGGCGGCTGGAACCTGCACACCCTGACGCTGAACGACCCTCTGGACTTCTTCGTCTGCTTTTCGTCGGTGAGCGCCCTGCTGGGCAATCCGGGTCAGGCCAACTACGCCGCTGCCAACACCTTCCTCGATGCGCTGGCGGGCCATCGCCGGGGGCTGGGTCTGCCCGCCCTGAGCGTCAACTGGGGCGCGGTGCAGGGCGTGGGCTATCTGGCCCAGGAAACCGGGGTGGCGGCGCGGCTGGAAGCGGCGGGCGTGCCGCCTGTGCCGGTCACGCGGCTGCTCGCGGCGCTCGAAGCGTTGCTGTCTGCTCCTGTTGCGGGCGTTGGCGTGGCCGATGTTCGCTGGCCTGCACTGGCCTCGGCGCGGGGAGTGGCCTTGCCGCCGCGTCTGGCGGGTCTGCTGGGCGCAGAAAGTGCCGACGCCGGGGCGGGTCAGGGCAGTGCCGCCGATTTTGTAGAAACGCTGCGGCTGCTGGGCGAGGAAGAGCGTCAGGCCCTCCTGTTGCACCGACTGGCCGAGCAGCTGGCCCGCATCCTGGGCACCTCGCCCGGCAAGCTCGACCCCGATCAGGCGATCATGAAGATGGGGGTGGATTCGCTGATGGCCGTCGAACTGGGCGGGCAGATTCAGGCGGAAACGGGCGTCAAGATTCCGCCGATGAAGTTCGTGGGCGGCGTGACGCTGCGCGGCCTCACCGACTTCGTGCTGGAGGGTCTGGAATTGACGGCGGGCGCACCGGAGAGCAGCCAGCCGGAAGCGCTCCACCGCGTCCCAGCTGATCTCGCGCCCCCGGTGGAGAGTCTGCGCGAAGATCAACTCGCTGCACTGCGGGAGGATCAACTCGACGCGCTGCTGGCAGAGCTGCTGAGCAAGGAAGCCACACCCCCCGCCTCAGGTGGCGCGTGA
- a CDS encoding 4'-phosphopantetheinyl transferase superfamily protein encodes MEDTERWTLPQTRQQTDAGAGVRVWRCQLAALTTARSAYRCLSPQEHARAARLIDLQSRHLFLAAALMKRQVLAPLLGLSPAEVQFGAGPHGKPLIAPAQNPHDLRFNLSHSGTVALLAVARGREVGTDVERVRELQWRGVAAQVYTRAERGVLERLPAAAQQAAFFQLWTAKEAYLKALGCGFSLPPEHVSLGIQGREVCVEQAAPHDTARWQGRLLSVQDGYQAALVVQAAAAPLTPELLDWTPDAQPPCPALPGRGQPAADQLAAD; translated from the coding sequence GTGGAGGACACGGAGCGCTGGACCTTGCCGCAGACGAGGCAGCAGACAGACGCCGGGGCAGGCGTGAGGGTGTGGCGCTGCCAGCTCGCGGCTCTGACGACGGCACGCAGCGCCTATCGGTGCCTGTCGCCACAGGAACATGCGCGGGCAGCCCGGTTGATCGATCTTCAGAGCCGCCACCTGTTTCTGGCCGCCGCCCTGATGAAGCGTCAGGTGCTCGCGCCTCTGCTCGGTCTGTCGCCCGCAGAGGTGCAGTTCGGGGCCGGGCCACACGGCAAACCGCTGATTGCCCCCGCACAGAACCCGCACGATCTGCGCTTCAATCTCAGTCACTCGGGTACGGTGGCGCTGCTTGCCGTGGCGCGTGGCCGCGAGGTCGGTACCGATGTCGAGCGGGTGCGCGAGTTGCAGTGGCGCGGCGTGGCGGCGCAGGTGTATACGCGGGCCGAACGGGGGGTGCTGGAACGGCTGCCCGCCGCGGCTCAGCAGGCGGCCTTCTTTCAGCTCTGGACAGCCAAAGAAGCGTATCTGAAGGCGCTCGGCTGCGGGTTCTCGCTGCCGCCTGAGCACGTGTCACTCGGCATTCAGGGCCGTGAGGTCTGTGTCGAGCAGGCCGCGCCCCACGATACCGCTCGGTGGCAGGGTCGCCTGCTGAGCGTGCAGGACGGCTATCAGGCCGCGCTGGTGGTGCAGGCTGCCGCCGCGCCGCTGACCCCCGAACTGCTCGACTGGACGCCGGATGCCCAGCCGCCCTGCCCCGCGCTGCCGGGTCGCGGCCAACCTGCCGCCGATCAGCTCGCCGCCGACTGA
- a CDS encoding DUF305 domain-containing protein produces MKAVRAVLAALVVVLGLAGWGLWISVRPPQEGSLAVRFARDMRLHHAQAVELSMHILERPVSAPVRLLAQDIAVTQEAQIGQMGGWLDIWGLPFSGRDAPMAGMNRVAMGMATEAQVRSLDTLSAKQAETEYLELMIQHHRGGVQMAQDGLKSGVPQVQTLARAIVQSQTAEISLIAGMLKQRGAAVPAGLPSSTTPAPGDPANMDSMPMNMK; encoded by the coding sequence GTGAAGGCCGTTCGCGCCGTGCTGGCCGCGCTGGTGGTGGTGCTGGGTCTGGCCGGGTGGGGGCTGTGGATCTCGGTCAGGCCGCCGCAGGAAGGGAGCCTGGCAGTGCGCTTCGCCCGTGATATGCGGCTGCACCACGCGCAGGCGGTCGAACTGAGCATGCACATTCTGGAGCGCCCGGTGTCGGCTCCGGTGCGTCTGCTGGCGCAGGATATCGCGGTGACGCAGGAAGCACAGATCGGGCAGATGGGCGGCTGGCTCGATATCTGGGGGCTGCCCTTCTCGGGCCGCGACGCGCCGATGGCGGGCATGAACCGTGTGGCGATGGGCATGGCGACAGAGGCGCAGGTGCGTTCGCTCGATACCCTGAGCGCGAAACAGGCCGAGACCGAGTACCTCGAACTGATGATTCAGCATCACCGGGGCGGCGTCCAGATGGCTCAGGACGGTCTGAAGTCGGGCGTGCCGCAGGTGCAGACGCTGGCCCGCGCCATTGTCCAGAGCCAGACCGCCGAGATTTCGTTGATCGCCGGAATGCTGAAGCAGCGCGGCGCGGCGGTTCCGGCAGGCCTGCCTTCGTCCACGACTCCGGCTCCCGGCGATCCGGCGAACATGGACTCCATGCCGATGAACATGAAATAG
- a CDS encoding DUF3105 domain-containing protein → MKRLLCLAIAAPLLLAACTKNSTDASGVQTFNYTGGVHQEGQITYKEHPPVGGPHNPRWQQCGIYDKPLYDQYAVHSMEHGAVWVTYKPGTSAADIAKLTAAVQGRSYILMSPYENQPAPIMASAWNAQLTLKSADDPALKDFLAKYEQGESAPERGAACDGPYATTTTQ, encoded by the coding sequence ATGAAGCGACTTCTCTGCCTTGCCATCGCCGCGCCGCTGCTGCTGGCGGCCTGTACCAAAAACAGCACCGACGCCTCCGGGGTTCAGACCTTCAATTACACGGGTGGCGTCCACCAGGAAGGGCAGATCACGTACAAGGAGCATCCCCCGGTGGGTGGGCCGCACAATCCGCGCTGGCAGCAGTGCGGCATCTACGACAAGCCGCTCTACGACCAGTACGCCGTGCACAGCATGGAACACGGCGCGGTCTGGGTCACCTACAAGCCGGGCACCTCTGCCGCCGATATCGCCAAGCTGACGGCTGCCGTGCAGGGCCGCAGCTACATCCTGATGTCGCCCTACGAGAATCAGCCTGCGCCGATCATGGCGAGCGCGTGGAATGCCCAGCTCACGCTGAAATCTGCCGACGACCCCGCGCTGAAAGACTTTCTGGCGAAGTACGAGCAGGGCGAGAGTGCGCCGGAGCGCGGCGCGGCCTGTGACGGGCCATACGCGACCACCACCACGCAGTGA